From one Sediminispirochaeta bajacaliforniensis DSM 16054 genomic stretch:
- a CDS encoding ABC transporter ATP-binding protein, with amino-acid sequence MIKVLLSSIRQYRKDSILTPVYVIFESIMEVLIPTLMAYLIDYGIMQENMSNVFKIGLGLIFCSMISLISGILAGRSAAIASAGFAKNLRHDMYYNVQSFSFSNIDKFSTASLVTRLTTDITNVQNAYMMFIRMAIRSPFIMIFALIMAFRIDAQISLIFLVIIPVLLFGLLFIASYVHPFFVRVFKTYDKLNSVAQENLRGIRVVKSFTREAHEEKKFGKISQLIFADFSKAEKILAFNMPLMQFCIYAAMLLISWLSAKAIIASNNNPAIGLSTGDLTGLITYTMQILMSLMMLSMVFVMIIISRASAERIVEVLTEESDLKNCEKPVYEVKNGSVSFEDVSFSYVRKTDKPVLDAINFSIESGETVGILGGTGASKSSLVQLIPRLYDVVSGRLTVGGVDVRNYDIESLRNQVAMVLQKNVLFSGTIKENLRWGNAHASDEDLIRVCKQAQADSFIQEFPDTYDTYIEQGGTNVSGGQKQRLCIARALLKNPKILILDDSTSAVDTTTDSLIRHAFKKEIPDTTKIIIAQRINSIQDADKIIVLDEGRINAMGTHDELLETCKIYREVYESQNRESLIHE; translated from the coding sequence ATGATTAAAGTACTACTCTCCAGTATCCGGCAGTATAGAAAAGATTCTATCCTGACGCCGGTATATGTGATATTCGAATCCATCATGGAAGTCTTAATACCTACGTTAATGGCCTATTTGATTGACTACGGAATCATGCAGGAAAATATGTCCAATGTGTTTAAAATAGGCTTGGGACTGATTTTCTGCTCTATGATATCCCTTATTTCCGGTATTCTGGCGGGACGTAGCGCCGCTATAGCATCTGCCGGTTTTGCAAAGAATTTGCGCCATGATATGTATTACAATGTTCAAAGCTTTTCATTTTCGAATATTGACAAATTTTCTACAGCAAGTTTGGTTACCCGGCTGACTACAGATATTACCAACGTCCAGAATGCCTACATGATGTTCATCCGCATGGCGATACGAAGTCCCTTTATTATGATTTTTGCCCTGATCATGGCTTTCCGAATAGATGCTCAGATCTCTCTGATTTTTCTTGTGATTATTCCCGTGCTTTTATTTGGGCTTCTATTCATTGCCTCATATGTTCATCCGTTTTTTGTAAGGGTCTTTAAGACTTACGACAAGTTAAATAGCGTTGCCCAGGAGAATCTGAGAGGAATACGTGTTGTAAAATCATTTACCAGAGAGGCCCATGAAGAAAAAAAGTTCGGTAAGATATCCCAACTCATTTTTGCCGATTTTTCCAAAGCCGAAAAGATACTGGCATTCAATATGCCGCTCATGCAATTTTGCATCTATGCCGCTATGCTATTGATTTCATGGCTCAGTGCAAAGGCGATAATCGCCAGCAATAATAATCCGGCTATAGGTCTTTCCACCGGCGACCTTACCGGGCTTATTACATATACAATGCAGATCTTAATGAGTTTGATGATGCTTTCCATGGTCTTTGTCATGATCATCATTTCCCGAGCATCTGCTGAACGTATTGTTGAGGTCCTGACAGAGGAGAGCGATCTTAAAAACTGTGAGAAGCCTGTATATGAGGTGAAAAATGGCTCTGTTTCCTTTGAAGATGTTAGTTTTTCTTATGTGAGAAAAACAGACAAACCGGTTCTCGACGCCATTAATTTCTCCATAGAATCGGGGGAAACGGTTGGTATTCTCGGCGGAACCGGGGCATCGAAATCTAGTTTGGTCCAACTTATTCCTCGTCTTTATGACGTTGTAAGCGGAAGGCTAACCGTCGGTGGGGTGGACGTTCGAAATTACGACATTGAATCATTGCGCAATCAGGTTGCCATGGTCCTGCAAAAGAACGTTTTGTTTTCCGGAACGATCAAAGAAAACCTTCGCTGGGGCAATGCACATGCTTCCGATGAAGACTTGATCAGGGTTTGCAAGCAGGCACAGGCTGACAGTTTCATACAGGAATTTCCCGATACATATGACACCTATATTGAACAGGGAGGTACCAATGTTTCCGGCGGTCAGAAACAGCGGTTGTGTATCGCAAGGGCGCTGTTGAAAAACCCCAAAATACTGATACTTGATGATTCCACCAGTGCTGTAGACACCACGACGGATTCTCTGATTCGGCATGCATTCAAAAAGGAAATTCCCGATACGACAAAGATCATCATCGCTCAGCGTATAAATTCGATCCAGGATGCAGACAAAATTATTGTGCTGGATGAAGGCAGGATTAATGCTATGGGAACGCATGATGAACTACTTGAAACATGCAAGATTTATCGGGAAGTGTATGAATCCCAGAACAGAGAGAGTCTTATTCATGAATAA
- a CDS encoding SHOCT domain-containing protein: protein MTIIKRCAIAILSLSFLLVPAFVLTANEGGHGSGIDQIIAEIEQTQGVETISEINPDRVSPKLLEELGDAVMGIMISDEQQHEWMDQMMGGEGSEQLASMHRLMGYRYLQSNGDLSSGLWGPGMSGYGMGYGMMGPGLIGSWGGHSGWYGYGPGSPDVMAGLMNPWLCAICLVLLIAVIVLIIALVKAKKTRRTFDSGIAKEIIRSRYAKGELSREDYLQLKDDLKEN, encoded by the coding sequence ATGACTATAATAAAACGATGTGCAATCGCTATATTAAGTTTGAGTTTCTTACTGGTTCCGGCCTTTGTCCTCACGGCAAATGAAGGTGGGCACGGCAGCGGTATCGACCAGATAATTGCCGAAATCGAGCAAACCCAGGGTGTAGAGACCATCAGCGAAATAAATCCCGACAGGGTCTCTCCAAAGCTTCTGGAAGAACTTGGTGATGCAGTTATGGGGATTATGATTTCGGATGAACAGCAACATGAATGGATGGATCAGATGATGGGAGGAGAGGGCTCTGAGCAGCTTGCTTCCATGCACCGCCTTATGGGCTACCGCTATCTCCAGAGTAACGGAGATCTTAGCTCCGGGCTTTGGGGGCCGGGAATGTCGGGATACGGCATGGGATACGGCATGATGGGGCCGGGCCTAATAGGTTCCTGGGGAGGGCACAGCGGATGGTACGGTTACGGTCCGGGCAGCCCTGACGTGATGGCCGGATTGATGAATCCCTGGCTCTGTGCGATTTGTCTTGTACTGTTGATTGCCGTGATCGTTCTTATTATCGCACTGGTAAAAGCAAAAAAGACACGCAGGACCTTTGACTCAGGGATAGCGAAAGAGATTATCCGTTCGCGCTATGCCAAAGGAGAGCTATCCAGGGAAGATTATCTCCAGCTAAAGGATGATTTGAAAGAAAACTAA
- a CDS encoding MarR family winged helix-turn-helix transcriptional regulator yields the protein MDEIRMGLELRTLNNLVRRYFEFSSHKKEIEAITGNNGWIIGYLARNTDAGKDVYQKDIEEHFTITRSTVSNVLSLMEQKGLIQRLAVEHDARLKKIVLTKKAKKIQDLMKEDIDRMESILTQGFTDDELKMLYMLLQRMKENISNK from the coding sequence ATGGATGAAATAAGGATGGGATTGGAACTCCGCACGTTGAATAATCTTGTCCGGCGCTATTTTGAGTTTTCTTCCCACAAGAAGGAAATCGAAGCAATAACCGGGAACAACGGGTGGATCATTGGGTATCTTGCGAGAAATACAGATGCGGGAAAAGATGTTTACCAGAAGGACATTGAAGAGCATTTTACTATTACCAGATCGACTGTGTCGAATGTGCTCAGCCTGATGGAGCAAAAGGGCTTGATTCAAAGGTTGGCCGTCGAACATGATGCACGCTTAAAAAAAATTGTTCTCACAAAAAAGGCAAAGAAGATTCAGGACCTCATGAAGGAAGATATTGACCGGATGGAAAGTATTCTGACTCAGGGGTTTACGGACGACGAATTGAAAATGCTGTATATGCTTTTACAACGGATGAAGGAAAATATATCTAATAAATAA